A single Anopheles funestus chromosome 2RL, idAnoFuneDA-416_04, whole genome shotgun sequence DNA region contains:
- the LOC125765732 gene encoding uncharacterized protein LOC125765732 isoform X2 — MVVLASTKTKHLSSTTATTYRQKSTTIKKRYRDTYRVMGGFEQRPWTPTKRRGPIAAEHRGPGPQYLLPQLLGTKVVDSKRQAAPAYSFGQRHKPRTESFSPGPLYNITGLGCKGKDAPPAYCLQSRPKEIPKYLTPAPGEYNIEKSDKMLVKSAPKYTFGVKKPPNPTSQTPAPGDYKPERVTFDSTPKFSFGIKTESKIRNDTPAPGTYSPEKVLKDKSPKYSFGLKVIPEKIEETPAPGAYQPERALALDKKPAYSFGLKTIVEKPNNTPAPGAYEPEKVKINNTPSYSFGIRSAIEKPNSNPAPGAYEPEKAKKLIDHSPAFAFGMRINHDKPNNTPGPSAYQVEKVNLDHQPAYSFGLRTNVSKPNITPAPGAYCPEKANQDSTPKYSFGIRPTIDKPDNIPAPGAYSPEKAKVDSSPAYSFGVRSKPDKPSANPGPGAYDADKLADGKSPAYSFGLRPEVGKPNNMPGPGAYNADRVDHATPAYSFGVKTNTDKVERIPGPGAYDADKAMDKSSPAYSFGVKTNVQKPSVVPGPGAYDADKQDKSSPAYSFGVKTNVDKPSVIPGPGAYDSDKVVDKTSPAYSFGARTNVDKPSMVPGPGAYDSDKVNDKSAPSYSFGVKTNMEKPNAIPGPGAYDADKVIDKSTPAYSFGVKPNLDKPNAIPGPGAYDADKVTDKSSPAYSFGVKTNMEKPNAIPGPGAYDADKVHDKSTPAYSFGVKPNLDKPNVIPGPGAYDAEKVNDKFSPAYSFGVRTNVEKPSIIPGPGAYDADKVIDKSSPAFTFGVKPNIDKPNIIPGPGAYDADKVIDKSCPAYSFGIKTNVEKPNIIPGPGAYDADKVIERSCPAYSFGIKTNVEKPSIIPGPGAYDTEKVQDTNTPAYTFGVKHQTTKVIPTPAPGAYFPEKYVCPHPAFTFGVKPHIDRIDIIPAPGAYNPEAVKLDNSPAFTFGVKPVIDKVDMTPAPGTYSVEKVKLDHSPAYPFGIKVHREKPNNVPAPGTYNPDKVKMDHSPAYSFGIKHKGETLRDTPAPSTYQPEKCKTDCSPAYSFGVKVNHETITHDGPVMASDVSAGMKSMVISNGSSTGDNRSETRNISNTTSTSSSAVQNGHNGQSTFTTVTTTRTSGGSMKMVRERKTTTEERSSATVEAIGEGLVPNCIAGVKQLANVQHQRMVCTGHFRA, encoded by the exons ATG GTTGTGCTAGCCAGCacgaaaacgaaacatctGTCATCGACCACAGCTACCACCTACCGGCAAAAGAGCACTACCATCAAGAAGCGGTACAGAGATACCTATCGCGTGATGGGTGGGTTTGAGCAGCGTCCCTGGACACCGACGAAGCGGCGGGGACCGATCGCGGCAGAACACCGTGGCCCAGGGCCACAATATCTTCTACCACAACTGCTCG GTACGAAAGTGGTAGACTCGAAACGGCAAGCCGCACCCGCCTACAGCTTCGGTCAGCGACACAAACCACGCACGGAATCGTTCAGTCCGGGTCCGCTCTACAACATCACCGGGCTTGGCTGCAAGGGAAAGGATGCTCCACCGGCCTACTGCTTGCAGAGTCGTCCGAAGGAGATACCGAAATATCTGACACCGGCACCGGGAGAGTACAATATAGAAAAGTCGGACAAAATGTTGGTTAAATCCGCACCGAAGTATACGTTCGGTGTGAAGAAGCCACCAAATCCGACCAGCCAAACACCAG CTCCCGGCGACTATAAGCCCGAACGTGTCACATTCGATAGCACACCGAAGTTTTCGTTTGGCATCAAAACGGAGAGTAAAATACGCAACGACACACCAG CACCCGGTACCTATTCGCCGGAGAAAGTATTGAAAGACAAATCACCAAAGTATAGCTTTGGGTTGAAAGTAATACCGGAAAAGATTGAAGAAACGCCGG CACCCGGTGCCTACCAACCAGAAAGAGCACTTGCATTGGATAAGAAACCGGCGTACAGCTTTGGTCTGAAGACGATCGTCGAGAAACCGAACAATACTCCCGCACCGGGAGCTTATGAGCCGGAGAAAGTGAAGATAAACAATACGCCGTCGTACAGCTTCGGCATCCGGTCCGCAATCGAAAAGCCGAACTCCAATCCTG CACCGGGCGCATACGAGCCGGAAAAGGCCAAGAAGCTGATCGATCACTCGCCCGCATTTGCATTCGGCATGCGCATCAATCATGACAAGCCTAACAATACGCCCGGACCGTCCGCGTATCAGGTGGAGAAGGTGAATCTAGATCACCAACCGGCGTACAGTTTCGGGCTGCGCACGAACGTATCGAAGCCGAACATAACGCCCGCACCGGGTGCATACTGCCCGGAGAAGGCAAATCAAGATTCTACCCCGAAGTATAGCTTCGGAATCCGACCGACAATCGATAAACCGGACAATATACCCGCTCCTGGAGCGTACTCTCCCGAGAAGGCCAAAGTAGATAGTAGTCCAGCGTACAGCTTCGGTGTGCGCTCCAAGCCAGACAAACCAAGTGCCAATCCCGGTCCGGGAGCGTACGATGCGGACAAGCTGGCGGATGGAAAGTCTCCGGCGTACTCATTTGGACTTCGGCCAGAGGTTGGCAAACCGAACAATATGCCCGGTCCCGGAGCATACAATGCGGATCGCGTTGATCACGCTACACCGGCATATTCGTTCGGTGTCAAGACAAACACGGACAAGGTGGAACGAATCCCTGGACCGGGTGCATATGATGCAGACAAGGCGATGGATAAATCCTCACCCGCATATTCGTTCGGTGTGAAGACGAACGTACAGAAGCCAAGCGTAGTGCCTGGACCGGGTGCGTACGATGCAGATAAGCAGGACAAATCATCTCCGGCCTATTCGTTTGGTGTGAAAACCAACGTAGACAAGCCAAGTGTTATACCCGGACCGGGTGCGTACGATTCAGATAAAGTAGTGGACAAGACATCACCAGCGTACTCGTTCGGTGCCAGAACAAATGTCGATAAGCCCAGCATGGTTCCCGGACCGGGTGCCTATGATTCGGACAAAGTTAATGACAAATCAGCTCCGTCATATTCGTTCGGCGTGAAGACCAATATGGAGAAACCGAACGCAATTCCTGGCCCAGGTGCGTACGATGCGGATAAAGTGATTGATAAATCTACGCCAGCATATTCTTTCGGCGTCAAGCCTAACTTGGATAAGCCGAACGCAATTCCAGGACCTGGAGCTTACGATGCGGATAAAGTGACCGACAAGTCTTCCCCTGCATACTCTTTCGGTGTAAAGACCAACATGGAAAAACCGAACGCAATTCCTGGCCCAGGTGCCTACGATGCGGACAAAGTGCACGATAAATCCACTCCAGCCTATTCCTTTGGAGTGAAGCCTAACTTAGATAAGCCAAATGTTATTCCTGGCCCAGGAGCTTATGATGCGGAGAAAGTGAATGATAAGTTCTCCCCTGCATATTCGTTCGGTGTTCGAACGAACGTCGAAAAGCCCAGCATCATTCCTGGCCCAGGTGCGTACGATGCAGATAAAGTGATCGACAAGTCTTCCCCAGCATTTACGTTTGGCGTTAAGCCAAACATCGACAAGCCCAATATTATTCCCGGACCGGGTGCGTATGATGCGGACAAGGTCATAGACAAGTCGTGTCCAGCGTATTCGTTCGGAATTAAGACGAATGTTGAGAAGCCTAATATTATTCCCGGCCCGGGAGCTTATGATGCGGACAAGGTTATAGAGCGTTCTTGCCCTGCGTACTCGTTCGGAATCAAGACGAATGTGGAAAAACCAAGTATCATTCCTGGTCCGGGAGCGTACGACACCGAAAAGGTACAGGATACGAATACACCGGCATATACGTTCGGTGTGAAGCATCAGACGACGAAAGTTATTCCAACACCAGCCCCAGGTGCATACTTCCCGGAGAAGTATGTCTGTCCCCATCCAGCTTTTACGTTCGGCGTAAAGCCACATATCGATAGGATCGATATTATTCCAGCCCCGGGAGCTTACAATCCGGAAGCGGTAAAGCTGGACAACAGCCCCGCATTCACGTTCGGTGTGAAACCAGTAATTGATAAGGTTGATATGACACCGGCACCAGGCACATactcggtggaaaaagttaagCTGGATCACTCGCCAGCGTATCCGTTTGGAATTAAGGTGCACCGCGAGAAGCCGAACAATGTACCAG CTCCCGGAACTTACAATCCCGATAAAGTGAAGATGGATCACTCACCAGCGTACAGTTTTGGCATAAAGCATAAAGGTGAAACACTAAGAGATACACCGG CACCATCGACATATCAACCGGAAAAGTGTAAAACCGACTGTTCCCCAGCGTACAGCTTCGGCGTGAAGGTAAATCACGAAACGATCACTCACGACGGTCCAG TCATGGCCAGTGATGTATCGGCTGGTATGAAATCGATGGTGATCAGCAATGGCAGCTCGACTGGTGACAATCGTAGCGAAACTAGAAACATCTCCAACACCACCAGTACCAGTAGCAGCGCGGTACAGAACGGTCACAATGGGCAGAGCACCTTCACGACCGTCACAACCACGAGAACGTCTGGCGGTTCGATGAAGATGGTCCGCGAGCGGAAGACTACTACCGAGGAACGCTCGTCGGCCACGGTTGAGGCGATCGGCGAAGGGCTTGTACCGAACTGTATTGCAGGCGTAAAGCAGCTTGCCAACGTGCAGCATCAGCGTATGGTGTGCACCGGTCACTTCCGGGCCTAG